A genomic region of Hydrogenovibrio crunogenus contains the following coding sequences:
- a CDS encoding bifunctional diguanylate cyclase/phosphodiesterase, with translation MTQKKSKLKHYLKSYRIWLMFLLLFLMVPLFAITVIANHGPKMQQQTFNNLLGIAELKSYQIANWLKEQDKVTKVVSSNRLLLLYTKNILLNKQVLDQKKNISELFAALQEFYHYESISLIKPDASLLLNVGQAHDLSNPEILKLIHKSIQTKSIVKSDMTFESGTTAHLDIVVPLFEPSAPQNRVMAVVLLHLDPNHFIFPYLKRWPTSSQSSETLLVLQKGKRVQFLSPLRHAVNDNQGGIVERSMNEDTLPAVVALKNREPGVVEGIDYRGARVLAAYYPVKNTDWMIISKVDMEESTKSLNDLVFWIVLVSFFALFLIGIAFLIVLKKQRDLQALERYAEKTEAEKVLQKFYELPFIGMAILDAKHDKWVRFNHRLPKILRYSAQDLASKTFREIIHPKDLAEVSTQLEKIESGKSEGFTTEVNLLAAGGSIVFGTINVKCVRDAHDVVQYYLMTVQDVTELKHLAELNIEHQNQLTALVHTIPDLVWLKDTEGKYLSCNPSFEKFFGAKEADIIGNTDYDFVDKELADFFRENDCNAMAANESVENEEWLTFKENGYRGLFSTIKTPMKNEQGQVIGVLGVARDISKRKQDEARLERLTKLYSAMNHTNEAIIRSSNQITLFSKVCEIAVREGGMKMAWIGKIDKESNLVYPVAHFGNNSEYLEGLEISIDQKAEIGQGPTALAIRQDEPYWCQDFQTDPHTQPWHERAKQFGWQSSASLPLHQNSKVVGTLNLYSDTKEAFDEPIQNLLLEMAVDISFALNDFFHAKERKEIEASRQEAYDRLQKLADRLPGVIYQFRLMPDGTSFFPFASDALYDIYRVRPEDVMESADKVFEVIHPEDIDAVQQSIQESAERLAPWYQEYRVCFENDDVRWLSGNAMPEKQEDGSILWHGFITDISQHKKTEAQVELASKVFEQSREGIMITDSNQKILMVNEAFSEISGYSVEETLGKTPKILASGRHSKEFYQKIWKSIKEKGHWQGEIWNRRKNGEIFPEWLSISCGLDTSGNVTEYVGIFNDISKVKESEEKIKHLAHYDPLTGLVNRELLMDRLHHSISTAERNNTPLALLFIDLDHFKNVNDTLGHQVGDQLLIEVGQRILKILRDEDTIARQGGDEFIVVLPDTGENGAVHVAEKILETISDELNLKPYKLYITPSIGIAVYPQDGVDADSLLKNADTAMYEAKNDGRNVYRFFTMEMQAHSSRLMQIESALRMALFNQQFELYYQPQVCAQSGNIVGVEALIRWNHPEMGEISPQEFIPVAEQSGQILAVGWWVLRTAIRQIKIWSEHNKPCFRVAVNLSAVQFRYEDLPKQVMKILTEEGVSPEFLELELTESVAMANPEAAIDMMDKLVGQGIKMSIDDFGTGYSSLSYLKRFKASKLKIDQSFIRDLAVDSDDRSIVEAIISLSKALGLKTIAEGVETQAQLDFLKERQCDEIQGFYYSKALTAEAFDEFYEKQSQK, from the coding sequence ATGACTCAAAAGAAAAGTAAGTTAAAGCACTACCTTAAGTCTTACCGTATTTGGCTGATGTTTTTATTACTTTTTTTAATGGTGCCCTTATTTGCAATAACGGTTATTGCAAACCATGGCCCTAAAATGCAACAGCAAACTTTTAATAATTTACTGGGCATTGCGGAGCTTAAATCTTATCAGATTGCTAACTGGCTCAAGGAGCAAGACAAAGTTACCAAAGTTGTTTCTAGTAACAGATTGCTATTGCTATATACAAAAAATATTCTGCTTAACAAACAGGTATTGGATCAAAAGAAAAATATTTCTGAGCTGTTTGCTGCATTGCAAGAATTTTATCACTATGAATCCATTTCACTAATTAAACCGGATGCCTCACTTCTTTTAAATGTTGGACAGGCTCATGATTTGTCAAACCCTGAAATATTAAAACTCATTCATAAAAGCATTCAAACCAAGTCTATAGTGAAGAGTGATATGACTTTTGAATCAGGTACGACAGCTCATCTTGATATAGTCGTTCCTTTATTCGAACCTTCAGCCCCACAAAATAGAGTGATGGCAGTGGTTTTATTACATCTTGACCCAAACCATTTTATTTTCCCTTACCTAAAACGTTGGCCAACCTCTAGCCAATCTAGCGAAACCTTGCTGGTTTTACAAAAAGGAAAGCGTGTTCAGTTTTTATCGCCGCTACGTCATGCTGTCAATGATAACCAAGGGGGGATTGTAGAAAGATCAATGAACGAGGATACTTTGCCGGCCGTTGTGGCTTTAAAGAACCGTGAACCTGGCGTTGTTGAAGGGATTGATTATCGAGGTGCTAGGGTTTTAGCAGCTTACTATCCAGTCAAAAATACAGACTGGATGATTATTTCCAAAGTTGATATGGAAGAATCAACTAAATCACTTAACGACTTGGTTTTCTGGATTGTTTTAGTTTCCTTTTTCGCTTTATTTTTGATTGGAATTGCCTTTTTGATTGTTTTGAAAAAACAACGTGATCTACAAGCATTAGAACGGTATGCGGAAAAAACGGAAGCCGAAAAAGTTCTGCAAAAATTTTACGAACTACCATTTATCGGCATGGCGATCTTAGATGCTAAGCATGACAAATGGGTTCGGTTTAATCATCGGTTACCCAAAATATTAAGATATTCAGCGCAAGATTTAGCATCTAAAACCTTTAGAGAAATTATTCACCCTAAAGATCTAGCGGAGGTTTCTACTCAATTAGAAAAGATTGAATCGGGTAAAAGCGAAGGGTTTACTACAGAAGTTAACCTGTTAGCGGCTGGTGGTAGCATTGTTTTTGGGACCATTAATGTTAAATGTGTACGAGATGCTCATGACGTGGTGCAGTACTATCTAATGACGGTACAGGATGTCACAGAATTAAAGCATTTAGCTGAACTTAACATTGAACATCAAAATCAATTGACAGCCTTAGTCCATACTATTCCAGACTTAGTGTGGTTAAAGGATACGGAAGGGAAGTATTTAAGTTGTAACCCAAGTTTTGAAAAATTTTTTGGTGCAAAAGAAGCCGATATCATTGGCAATACGGATTATGACTTTGTTGATAAAGAGCTGGCAGATTTTTTTAGAGAAAATGATTGTAATGCAATGGCAGCGAATGAATCTGTCGAAAATGAAGAATGGTTAACCTTTAAAGAGAACGGTTATCGAGGCCTTTTTTCAACCATTAAAACGCCGATGAAAAACGAACAAGGGCAAGTGATTGGCGTTTTAGGGGTGGCAAGAGATATCAGTAAGCGTAAACAAGATGAAGCTCGCTTGGAACGCTTGACCAAACTTTATTCTGCGATGAATCACACTAATGAAGCCATTATTCGTAGTAGCAACCAAATCACTTTGTTTTCAAAAGTCTGTGAAATTGCGGTTCGTGAAGGCGGAATGAAGATGGCTTGGATCGGTAAGATTGATAAAGAGTCAAACCTTGTTTACCCTGTGGCTCATTTTGGTAATAACTCTGAATATCTTGAAGGGCTAGAAATATCAATTGACCAAAAAGCTGAAATAGGGCAAGGTCCGACAGCACTTGCGATTCGGCAAGACGAACCTTATTGGTGTCAAGACTTTCAGACAGATCCTCATACACAACCCTGGCATGAACGTGCAAAGCAGTTTGGCTGGCAATCTTCCGCTTCTCTGCCATTACATCAAAACTCTAAGGTGGTTGGAACCCTTAATTTATACAGTGATACAAAAGAAGCATTTGATGAGCCTATCCAAAATTTATTGTTGGAAATGGCTGTAGATATTAGCTTTGCTCTGAATGATTTTTTTCACGCTAAGGAACGCAAGGAAATAGAAGCTTCTCGTCAAGAGGCCTATGATAGGTTACAAAAATTAGCAGACAGGTTACCTGGCGTGATTTATCAATTCCGTTTAATGCCTGATGGAACAAGTTTCTTTCCTTTTGCAAGTGATGCTTTGTATGACATTTATCGCGTTAGACCCGAAGACGTTATGGAGAGCGCAGATAAGGTTTTTGAAGTAATTCATCCAGAAGACATTGACGCTGTACAGCAATCAATTCAAGAATCGGCTGAGCGATTAGCACCTTGGTATCAAGAATATAGAGTGTGTTTTGAGAATGACGATGTTCGGTGGTTGTCAGGTAATGCCATGCCGGAGAAACAAGAAGATGGGTCTATTTTATGGCATGGTTTTATCACAGATATCAGTCAGCATAAGAAAACGGAAGCTCAAGTAGAGTTGGCATCAAAGGTCTTTGAACAGAGTCGTGAGGGAATCATGATTACGGATTCAAACCAAAAGATATTAATGGTGAATGAGGCCTTCTCAGAAATCAGTGGCTACAGTGTTGAAGAAACGTTAGGAAAAACACCTAAGATACTGGCCTCAGGTCGGCATTCTAAAGAGTTTTACCAAAAAATTTGGAAATCAATTAAAGAAAAAGGGCACTGGCAAGGCGAGATTTGGAACCGTCGGAAAAACGGTGAAATTTTTCCAGAGTGGTTGTCAATCAGTTGTGGATTGGATACGTCTGGCAATGTAACTGAATATGTTGGTATCTTTAATGATATTTCCAAAGTAAAGGAGTCGGAAGAAAAGATAAAGCATTTAGCCCATTACGATCCCTTAACGGGATTAGTCAATAGAGAACTGCTTATGGATCGACTTCATCACAGTATCAGTACAGCAGAAAGAAACAACACGCCATTAGCATTATTGTTTATTGACCTGGATCATTTTAAAAATGTGAATGATACATTAGGTCACCAAGTTGGAGATCAGCTACTGATTGAGGTTGGGCAGCGTATATTAAAAATATTACGAGATGAGGATACGATTGCGCGCCAAGGTGGAGATGAGTTTATTGTTGTTCTACCTGATACCGGTGAAAACGGTGCAGTACATGTAGCTGAAAAAATCTTGGAAACAATATCTGATGAACTGAATTTGAAACCTTATAAGCTCTATATTACGCCCTCAATTGGAATTGCGGTTTACCCTCAGGATGGTGTGGATGCAGACAGCCTTTTGAAAAATGCCGATACCGCCATGTATGAAGCGAAAAATGATGGGCGTAATGTTTATCGATTCTTCACGATGGAAATGCAAGCACATTCTTCACGACTTATGCAAATTGAAAGTGCATTACGCATGGCTTTATTTAACCAGCAATTTGAATTGTATTATCAACCCCAAGTTTGTGCTCAGTCTGGCAATATTGTTGGCGTTGAAGCCTTGATTCGATGGAATCATCCAGAGATGGGGGAAATTTCTCCGCAAGAATTTATTCCGGTGGCCGAACAAAGTGGACAGATTCTAGCCGTTGGTTGGTGGGTGTTACGAACAGCAATAAGACAAATTAAAATATGGTCTGAGCACAATAAGCCATGTTTTAGAGTGGCTGTTAACTTGTCTGCAGTCCAGTTTCGTTATGAGGATTTGCCTAAACAGGTTATGAAAATCCTGACAGAAGAAGGCGTTTCTCCGGAGTTTTTAGAATTAGAGTTAACAGAAAGTGTTGCAATGGCTAATCCAGAAGCAGCGATTGACATGATGGATAAGTTAGTTGGACAGGGAATTAAAATGTCAATTGATGACTTTGGGACGGGATACTCTTCTTTGAGTTATTTAAAACGTTTTAAGGCGTCGAAATTAAAAATCGACCAATCCTTTATTCGTGATCTTGCCGTTGATTCAGATGATCGATCAATTGTAGAAGCTATTATCAGTTTATCAAAAGCCCTAGGTTTAAAGACAATCGCTGAAGGGGTCGAAACCCAAGCGCAGTTGGATTTTTTAAAAGAAAGGCAATGTGATGAAATTCAAGGATTTTATTATAGTAAAGCATTAACAGCCGAAGCATTTGATGAG